In Vidua chalybeata isolate OUT-0048 chromosome 33, bVidCha1 merged haplotype, whole genome shotgun sequence, the following are encoded in one genomic region:
- the LOC128802072 gene encoding adhesion G protein-coupled receptor L1-like isoform X2, producing the protein MARPSPTPGPVPVPAPLPLLLRLLLLLLGTAPRGHGLIRGALPFGLARRELACEGYPLELRCPGSDVVLVADANYGRTDDKICDADPGQMANVQCYLPQAQPIMAQRCNNRTQCVVVAGSDAFPDPCPGTYKYLEVQYDCVPYIFVCPGVPQRVGPALSTHESPHQAGGWCRDPLQSGDRLYVLPWVPYRTDTLTEYASWADLVGARPAATHRLPHRADGTGFVVYDGAVFYNKERTRSIVKYDLRTRIKSGETVVGAANYHDTSPYRWGGKTDIDLAVDEEGLWVIYATEGNGGRLVVSQLNPYTLRLEGTWETGYAKRAASDAFMACGVLYVVRSVYLDDDTEHLGNALVYAFDTRRGRGSALALPFPNPYQFVASVGYNPRDNQLYVWNNHFLLRYGLDFAPLDGDGPVTTEPPSAAPPHPTAPPSSDAPPYPTPTARRGPLTPRPGPPAGPPPGPAHSAATPGGSPGPPNSGPGALPPPPSASRRPPGGPGGGSGVGPGGGAGSGGPVGGPGGGGGRLCEAREVRRVQWPAAQQGALVERPCPKGTRGIASFQCLLGLGVWNPRGPDLSNCTSPWVNQVAQKIKSGENAASIAGELARHTRGPVFAGDVSSAVRLLEQLLDILDAQLQALRPLERESAGKNYNKMHKRERTCKDYIKAVVEAVDNLLRPEALESWRDMNGSEQAHTATMLLDVLEEGAFLLADNVKEPARFLAARQNLVLEVSVLNTEGPLQELVFPQELGGDGSIQLSASTLKQNSRNGVVKVVFILYNNLGLFLPTENATVRLGGDGGPRAPQLVVNSQVIAASINKESSRVFLRDPVVFTLPHLETKNHFGANCSFWNYSERSMAGHWSSQGCRLLRSNGTHSSCACSHLTNFALLMARSQSFPGRLNEVLLSVITWAGILVALLCLGLSISAFCCLRGLPSERTTIHKNLCISLFLAELLFLVGIDKTQYQVACPIFAGLLHYFFLASFSWLCLEGVHLYLLLLEVFDSDPARRKYYYAGGYCFPAVVVAVAAAVDHRSYGTDQACWLRVDNYFIWSFIGPVAFVILVTLVFLLVTLHKMLRSSAALKPDSSRLDSIRSWALGAIALLLLLGLTWAFGLLFVTRESVLTASLFTACNALQGTFIFLFHCALQKKVHRELSKCLRHSGCCLRGPPGTSLGALKPSAARAHPRYYSGTQSRIRRMWNDTVRKQTESSFMGGDLNSTPTLNRGSHLLPNPVLPPRGGSSPYNTLLAEGGGFTPASPPAFTTPGSFRDTKPPREPPEPLPLNGNFNNSYSLRGGPEGGPGGVAPGRGGCPGGPPPDAAALEKMIISELVHNNLRGGGSTHGGGPPPPPPPPPPPPPPPAEPPLALPSWGCSTRSWRGGGRVGWGPPPTPPVTPGIPPYRGTTPTAAPRGPCPPRPPTWGGPPARPPPTAGTAPRPLGGPRGARGAPSPTGRCSW; encoded by the exons TTTTCGTCTGCCCGGGGGTGCCGCAGCGCGTGGGGCCAGCGCTGTCCACGCACGAGTCGCCGCACCAGGCGGGCGGCTGGTGCCGGGACCCGCTGCAGTCGGGGGACCGGCTCTACGTGCTGCCCTGGGTGCCGTACCGCACTGACACGCTCACCGAGTACGCCTCCTGGGCCGACCTGGTGGGCGCCCGGCCCGCGGCCACGCACCGGCTCCCGCACCGCGCCGACGGCACCGGCTTCGTGGTGTACGACGGCGCCGTGTTCTACAACAAGGAGCGCACCCGCAGCATCGTCAAGTACGACCTGCGGACCCGCATCAAGAGCGGCGAGACCGTGGTGGGCGCCGCCAACTACCACGACACGTCGCCCTACCGCTGGGGCGGCAAGACCGACATCGACCTGGCGGTGGACGAGGAGGGGCTCTGGGTCATCTATGCCACCGAGGGCAACGGCGGGCGGCTGGTGGTGAGCCAGCTGAACCCCTACACGCTGCGCCTGGAGGGCACCTGGGAGACCGGCTACGCCAAGCGGGCGGCCTCGGACGCCTTCATGGCCTGCGGGGTGCTCTACGTGGTGCGCAGCGTCTACCTGGACGACGACACGGAGCACCTGGGCAACGCGCTGGTCTACGCCTTCGACACGCGGCGCGGGCGCGGCTCGGCGCTGGCGCTGCCCTTCCCCAACCCGTACCAGTTCGTGGCCTCGGTGGGCTACAACCCCCGCGACAACCAGCTGTACGTGTGGAACAACCACTTCCTGCTGCGCTACGGCCTCGACTTCGCGCCGCTGGACGGCGACG GTCCGGTGACGACGGAACCGCCCAGCGCGGCCCCCCCGCACCCCACGGCCCCCCCCAGCTCCGACGCTCCCCCGTACCCCACCCCCACGGCCCGCCGGGGCCCCCTCaccccccgccccgggccccccgcgggcccccccccgggccccgcccACAGCGCCGCCaccccgggggggtccccgggaccccccaacAGCGGCCCGGgggcgctgcccccgcccccctccgcctcccgccgccccccgggggggccgggggggggctCGGGCGTGGGGCCCGGGGGGGGTGCGGGGTCGGGGGGGCCCGTGGGGGGCcccggggggggcggggggcgcctGTGCGAGGCGCGGGAGGTGCGCAGGGTGCAATGGCCCGCGGCCCAGCAGGGGGCGCTCGTGGAGAGACCCTGCCCCAAAGGGACCCGAG gcATCGCctccttccagtgcctgctggggctgggggtgtggAACCCCCGCGGGCCCGACCTGAGCAACTGCACCAGCCCCTGGGTCAACCAGGTGGCCCAGAAG ATCAAGAGCGGGGAGAACGCAGCGTCCATCGCGGGGGAGCTGGCGCGGCACACGCGGGGCCCGGTGTTCGCGGGCGACGTCAGCTCGGCCGTgcggctgctggagcagctcctggacaTCCTGGACGCGCAGCTGCAGGCCCTGCGCCCGCTCGAGAGGGAGTCAGCAGGGAAAAACTACAACAAG ATGCACAAGCGGGAGCGAACCTGCAAGGATTACATCAAG GCCGTGGTGGAGGCTGTGGACAACCTGCTGCGTCCGGAGGCGCTGGAGTCGTGGCGGGACATGAACGGCTCGGAGCAGGCGCACACGGCCACCATGCTGCTGGACGTGCTCGAGGAGGGCGCCTTCCTGCTCGCTGACAACGTCAAGGAGCCCGCGCGCTTCCTGGCCGCCCGACAGAACCTGG TTCTGGAGGTGTCGGTGCTCAACACCGAGGGTCCCCTCCAGGAGCTCGTGTTCCCGCAGGAGCTGGGGGGTGACGGATCCATCCAGCTCTCGGCCAGCACCCTCAAACAGAACAGCAGGAACG GGGTGGTGAAGGTTGTCTTCATCCTGTACAACAACCTGGGGCTGTTCTTGCCCACCGAGAATGCGACCGTGCGGCTCGGGGGGGACGGGGGGCCCCGCGCCCCCCAGCTCGTGGTCAACTCCCAGGTCATCGCCGCCTCCATCAACAAAGAGTCCAGCAGGGTCTTCCTGCGGGACCCCGTGGTCTTCACCCTGCCCCACCTGGAG ACCAAGAACCACTTTGGGGCCAACTGCTCCTTCTGGAACTACTCGGAGCGCTCCATGGCCGGGCACTGGTCGAGCCAGGGCTGCCGCCTGCTGCGCTCCAACGGCACCCACAGCTCGTGCGCCTGCAGCCACCTGACCAACTTCGCCCTGCTGATGGCGCGCAGTCAGAGC TTCCCTGGGCGGCTGAACGAGGTGCTGCTGTCGGTGATCACCTGGGCGGGGATCCTGgtggccctgctgtgcctgggccTGTCCATCTCGGCCTTCTGCTGCCTGCGGGGGCTGCCCTCGGAGCGCACCACCATCCACAAGAACCTCTGCATCAGCCTCTTCCTCGCCGAGCTCCTCTTCCTCGTGGGCATCGACAAGACGCAGTACCAG gtggccTGTCCCATCTTCGCGGGGCTGCTGCACTATTTCTTCCTGGCGTCGTTCTCGTGGCTGTGCCTGGAGGGCGTTCACCTGTACCTGCTGCTGCTCGAGGTGTTTGACAGCGACCCCGCGCGCCGCAAGTACTACTATGCGGGGGGGTACTGCTTCCCCGCCGTCGTCGTGGCCGTGGCCGCCGCCGTTGACCACCGCAGCTACGGCACCGACCAGGC GTGCTGGCTGCGGGTGGACAATTATTTCATCTGGAGCTTCATTGGGCCTGTGGCCTTCGTCATCCTC GTGACGCTGGTGTTCCTGCTGGTCACCCTGCACAAGATGCTGCGCAGCTCGGCCGCCCTCAAACCCGACTCCAGCCGCCTGGACAGCATCAG GTCGTGGGCGCTGGGGGCCAtcgcgctgctgctgctgctggggctcacctgggccTTCGGCCTCCTCTTCGTCACCCGTGAGTCCGTGCTGACGGCGTCGCTGTTCACGGCCTGCAACGCCCTGCAGGGCaccttcatcttcctcttccactGCGCCCTCCAGAAGAag GTGCACCGGGAGCTCAGCAAGTGCCTGCGGCACTCGGGGTGCTGCCTCAGGGGCCCCCCCGGGACCTCCCTGGGCGCCCTCAAACCCTCGGCCGCCCGCGCCCACCCCCGGTACTACAGCGGCACCCAG AGCCGGATCCGGAGAATGTGGAATGACACGGTCCGGAAACAGACGGAGTCCAGTTTTATGGGAGGGGACCTGAACAGCACCCCAACCTTGAACCGAG GGTCGCATCTCCTGCCCAACCCAGTGCTGCCGCCGCGGGGGGGGTCAAGCCCCTACAACACCCTCCTGGCCGAGGGGGGGGGCTTCACCCCCGCCTCCCCCCCCGCCTTCACCACCCCAG ggagctTCCGTGACACCA AGCCCCCCCGGGAGCCCCCGGAGCCGCTGCCCCTCAACGGCAACTTCAACAACAGCTACAGCCTACGGGGGGGCCCCgagggggggcccgggggggtgGCCCCGGGCCGGGGGGGTTGCCCGGGGGGGCCCCCCCCGGACGCAGCGGCGTTGGAGAAGATGATAATCTCGGAGCTGGTGCACAACAACTTGCGGGGAGGGGGCTCCACGCACGGAGGGgggccccccccgcccccgccgccccccccaccgccccccccaccccccgctGAGCCCCCCCTGGCGCTCccgagctggggctgctctaCCAGGAGCTGGCGCGGGGGGGGCCGGGTGGGCTGGGgcccccccccgaccccccccgTGACCCCCGGCATCCCCCCTTACCGCGGGACTACCCCGACAGCAGCCCCGAGGGGCCCctgccccccgcgcccccctaCCTGGGGGGGCCCCCCCGCGCGCCCCCCCCCAACCGCCGGCACAGCCCCGAGACCTTTGGGGGGCCCgaggggggcgcggggggcgccGAGCCCGACGGGCAGATGCAGTTGGTGA
- the LOC128802072 gene encoding adhesion G protein-coupled receptor L1-like isoform X1 translates to MKRFSFLSSSRCPPVSPPCPSVSPSPVCPPHCHPLTVTPPLPPPLLSLCLPSPPVSPDLSVPSHVPPCPHCPPRLSPPLPLSPRLSPCPSIPCPHACVRTSILSPVSPLLSLSPLSIPLSRCLPVSPSVPMTAIPPCPPSLRVCHSVPVAVPHPSPCPIHPCPRVCPHPRPPVPPPSPCPCVCSRVSPPSISCPRVPVSFCLSHPPHVPLSVPPMSPIPVHVPLYPCPTNHACPHACPHPPRVPMSVPPVPPSVPPRLPLSFPTLPLSVLTLSMSLCPFSCPHVHPHPPCPSVCPSLCPSPCPRVLLSVPPSPCPSGPPLVPLSVPPSPGPSVPPCPPAVFVCPGVPQRVGPALSTHESPHQAGGWCRDPLQSGDRLYVLPWVPYRTDTLTEYASWADLVGARPAATHRLPHRADGTGFVVYDGAVFYNKERTRSIVKYDLRTRIKSGETVVGAANYHDTSPYRWGGKTDIDLAVDEEGLWVIYATEGNGGRLVVSQLNPYTLRLEGTWETGYAKRAASDAFMACGVLYVVRSVYLDDDTEHLGNALVYAFDTRRGRGSALALPFPNPYQFVASVGYNPRDNQLYVWNNHFLLRYGLDFAPLDGDGPVTTEPPSAAPPHPTAPPSSDAPPYPTPTARRGPLTPRPGPPAGPPPGPAHSAATPGGSPGPPNSGPGALPPPPSASRRPPGGPGGGSGVGPGGGAGSGGPVGGPGGGGGRLCEAREVRRVQWPAAQQGALVERPCPKGTRGIASFQCLLGLGVWNPRGPDLSNCTSPWVNQVAQKIKSGENAASIAGELARHTRGPVFAGDVSSAVRLLEQLLDILDAQLQALRPLERESAGKNYNKMHKRERTCKDYIKAVVEAVDNLLRPEALESWRDMNGSEQAHTATMLLDVLEEGAFLLADNVKEPARFLAARQNLVLEVSVLNTEGPLQELVFPQELGGDGSIQLSASTLKQNSRNGVVKVVFILYNNLGLFLPTENATVRLGGDGGPRAPQLVVNSQVIAASINKESSRVFLRDPVVFTLPHLETKNHFGANCSFWNYSERSMAGHWSSQGCRLLRSNGTHSSCACSHLTNFALLMARSQSFPGRLNEVLLSVITWAGILVALLCLGLSISAFCCLRGLPSERTTIHKNLCISLFLAELLFLVGIDKTQYQVACPIFAGLLHYFFLASFSWLCLEGVHLYLLLLEVFDSDPARRKYYYAGGYCFPAVVVAVAAAVDHRSYGTDQACWLRVDNYFIWSFIGPVAFVILVTLVFLLVTLHKMLRSSAALKPDSSRLDSIRSWALGAIALLLLLGLTWAFGLLFVTRESVLTASLFTACNALQGTFIFLFHCALQKKVHRELSKCLRHSGCCLRGPPGTSLGALKPSAARAHPRYYSGTQSRIRRMWNDTVRKQTESSFMGGDLNSTPTLNRGSHLLPNPVLPPRGGSSPYNTLLAEGGGFTPASPPAFTTPGSFRDTKPPREPPEPLPLNGNFNNSYSLRGGPEGGPGGVAPGRGGCPGGPPPDAAALEKMIISELVHNNLRGGGSTHGGGPPPPPPPPPPPPPPPAEPPLALPSWGCSTRSWRGGGRVGWGPPPTPPVTPGIPPYRGTTPTAAPRGPCPPRPPTWGGPPARPPPTAGTAPRPLGGPRGARGAPSPTGRCSW, encoded by the exons ATGAAAcgcttctcttttctctcctcttctcgctgtccccccgtgtcccccccgtgtccctctgtgtccccatcccccgTCTGTCCCCCTCACTGCCACCCCCTCACTGTCACCcccccactgccaccccccTTGCTGTCCCTCTGTCTCCCATcgccccccgtgtcccctgatCTGTCTGTCCCTTcccatgtccccccgtgtccccactgcccccccCGTCTGTCCCCACCTCTGCCGCTGTCCCCACGCCTGTCGCCGTGTCCGtccatcccctgtccccatgcgTGCGTCCGCACGTCCatcctgtcccctgtgtccccccttctgtccctgtcccctctgtccatccctctgtcccgctgtctccccgtgtccccgtctGTCCCCATGACCGCcatccccccgtgtcccccgtcTCTCCGTGTCTGTCACtctgtccctgtggctgtcccccACCCATCCCCGTGCCCCATCCATCCGTGTCCCCGtgtctgtccccatccccgtcctcctgtccctcctccatccccgtgtccgtgtgtctgttCCCGTGTCTCTCCCCCGTCCATctcctgtccccgtgtccccgtgtccttCTGTCTGTCCCACCCTCCCCATgtccctctgtctgtccctcccatgtcccccatccctgtccatgtCCCACTGTACCCCTGTCCCACAAACCACGCGTGTCCCCATGCCTGTCCCCAtcctccccgtgtccccatgtccgtCCCCCCCGTCCCTCCGTCTGTCCCTCCCCGTCTTCCCTTGTCCTTCCCCACTCTTCCCTTGTCTGTCCTCACCCTCtccatgtccctctgtcctttctcgtgtccccatgtccatcctCACCCTccgtgtccctctgtctgtccctccctgtgtccctccccatgtccccgtgtccttCTGTCTGTCCCaccctccccgtgtccctctggCCCTCCCCTTGTCCCTCTGTCTGTCCCACCCTCTCCCGGTCCCTCTGTCCCGCCGTGTCCCCCCGCAGTTTTCGTCTGCCCGGGGGTGCCGCAGCGCGTGGGGCCAGCGCTGTCCACGCACGAGTCGCCGCACCAGGCGGGCGGCTGGTGCCGGGACCCGCTGCAGTCGGGGGACCGGCTCTACGTGCTGCCCTGGGTGCCGTACCGCACTGACACGCTCACCGAGTACGCCTCCTGGGCCGACCTGGTGGGCGCCCGGCCCGCGGCCACGCACCGGCTCCCGCACCGCGCCGACGGCACCGGCTTCGTGGTGTACGACGGCGCCGTGTTCTACAACAAGGAGCGCACCCGCAGCATCGTCAAGTACGACCTGCGGACCCGCATCAAGAGCGGCGAGACCGTGGTGGGCGCCGCCAACTACCACGACACGTCGCCCTACCGCTGGGGCGGCAAGACCGACATCGACCTGGCGGTGGACGAGGAGGGGCTCTGGGTCATCTATGCCACCGAGGGCAACGGCGGGCGGCTGGTGGTGAGCCAGCTGAACCCCTACACGCTGCGCCTGGAGGGCACCTGGGAGACCGGCTACGCCAAGCGGGCGGCCTCGGACGCCTTCATGGCCTGCGGGGTGCTCTACGTGGTGCGCAGCGTCTACCTGGACGACGACACGGAGCACCTGGGCAACGCGCTGGTCTACGCCTTCGACACGCGGCGCGGGCGCGGCTCGGCGCTGGCGCTGCCCTTCCCCAACCCGTACCAGTTCGTGGCCTCGGTGGGCTACAACCCCCGCGACAACCAGCTGTACGTGTGGAACAACCACTTCCTGCTGCGCTACGGCCTCGACTTCGCGCCGCTGGACGGCGACG GTCCGGTGACGACGGAACCGCCCAGCGCGGCCCCCCCGCACCCCACGGCCCCCCCCAGCTCCGACGCTCCCCCGTACCCCACCCCCACGGCCCGCCGGGGCCCCCTCaccccccgccccgggccccccgcgggcccccccccgggccccgcccACAGCGCCGCCaccccgggggggtccccgggaccccccaacAGCGGCCCGGgggcgctgcccccgcccccctccgcctcccgccgccccccgggggggccgggggggggctCGGGCGTGGGGCCCGGGGGGGGTGCGGGGTCGGGGGGGCCCGTGGGGGGCcccggggggggcggggggcgcctGTGCGAGGCGCGGGAGGTGCGCAGGGTGCAATGGCCCGCGGCCCAGCAGGGGGCGCTCGTGGAGAGACCCTGCCCCAAAGGGACCCGAG gcATCGCctccttccagtgcctgctggggctgggggtgtggAACCCCCGCGGGCCCGACCTGAGCAACTGCACCAGCCCCTGGGTCAACCAGGTGGCCCAGAAG ATCAAGAGCGGGGAGAACGCAGCGTCCATCGCGGGGGAGCTGGCGCGGCACACGCGGGGCCCGGTGTTCGCGGGCGACGTCAGCTCGGCCGTgcggctgctggagcagctcctggacaTCCTGGACGCGCAGCTGCAGGCCCTGCGCCCGCTCGAGAGGGAGTCAGCAGGGAAAAACTACAACAAG ATGCACAAGCGGGAGCGAACCTGCAAGGATTACATCAAG GCCGTGGTGGAGGCTGTGGACAACCTGCTGCGTCCGGAGGCGCTGGAGTCGTGGCGGGACATGAACGGCTCGGAGCAGGCGCACACGGCCACCATGCTGCTGGACGTGCTCGAGGAGGGCGCCTTCCTGCTCGCTGACAACGTCAAGGAGCCCGCGCGCTTCCTGGCCGCCCGACAGAACCTGG TTCTGGAGGTGTCGGTGCTCAACACCGAGGGTCCCCTCCAGGAGCTCGTGTTCCCGCAGGAGCTGGGGGGTGACGGATCCATCCAGCTCTCGGCCAGCACCCTCAAACAGAACAGCAGGAACG GGGTGGTGAAGGTTGTCTTCATCCTGTACAACAACCTGGGGCTGTTCTTGCCCACCGAGAATGCGACCGTGCGGCTCGGGGGGGACGGGGGGCCCCGCGCCCCCCAGCTCGTGGTCAACTCCCAGGTCATCGCCGCCTCCATCAACAAAGAGTCCAGCAGGGTCTTCCTGCGGGACCCCGTGGTCTTCACCCTGCCCCACCTGGAG ACCAAGAACCACTTTGGGGCCAACTGCTCCTTCTGGAACTACTCGGAGCGCTCCATGGCCGGGCACTGGTCGAGCCAGGGCTGCCGCCTGCTGCGCTCCAACGGCACCCACAGCTCGTGCGCCTGCAGCCACCTGACCAACTTCGCCCTGCTGATGGCGCGCAGTCAGAGC TTCCCTGGGCGGCTGAACGAGGTGCTGCTGTCGGTGATCACCTGGGCGGGGATCCTGgtggccctgctgtgcctgggccTGTCCATCTCGGCCTTCTGCTGCCTGCGGGGGCTGCCCTCGGAGCGCACCACCATCCACAAGAACCTCTGCATCAGCCTCTTCCTCGCCGAGCTCCTCTTCCTCGTGGGCATCGACAAGACGCAGTACCAG gtggccTGTCCCATCTTCGCGGGGCTGCTGCACTATTTCTTCCTGGCGTCGTTCTCGTGGCTGTGCCTGGAGGGCGTTCACCTGTACCTGCTGCTGCTCGAGGTGTTTGACAGCGACCCCGCGCGCCGCAAGTACTACTATGCGGGGGGGTACTGCTTCCCCGCCGTCGTCGTGGCCGTGGCCGCCGCCGTTGACCACCGCAGCTACGGCACCGACCAGGC GTGCTGGCTGCGGGTGGACAATTATTTCATCTGGAGCTTCATTGGGCCTGTGGCCTTCGTCATCCTC GTGACGCTGGTGTTCCTGCTGGTCACCCTGCACAAGATGCTGCGCAGCTCGGCCGCCCTCAAACCCGACTCCAGCCGCCTGGACAGCATCAG GTCGTGGGCGCTGGGGGCCAtcgcgctgctgctgctgctggggctcacctgggccTTCGGCCTCCTCTTCGTCACCCGTGAGTCCGTGCTGACGGCGTCGCTGTTCACGGCCTGCAACGCCCTGCAGGGCaccttcatcttcctcttccactGCGCCCTCCAGAAGAag GTGCACCGGGAGCTCAGCAAGTGCCTGCGGCACTCGGGGTGCTGCCTCAGGGGCCCCCCCGGGACCTCCCTGGGCGCCCTCAAACCCTCGGCCGCCCGCGCCCACCCCCGGTACTACAGCGGCACCCAG AGCCGGATCCGGAGAATGTGGAATGACACGGTCCGGAAACAGACGGAGTCCAGTTTTATGGGAGGGGACCTGAACAGCACCCCAACCTTGAACCGAG GGTCGCATCTCCTGCCCAACCCAGTGCTGCCGCCGCGGGGGGGGTCAAGCCCCTACAACACCCTCCTGGCCGAGGGGGGGGGCTTCACCCCCGCCTCCCCCCCCGCCTTCACCACCCCAG ggagctTCCGTGACACCA AGCCCCCCCGGGAGCCCCCGGAGCCGCTGCCCCTCAACGGCAACTTCAACAACAGCTACAGCCTACGGGGGGGCCCCgagggggggcccgggggggtgGCCCCGGGCCGGGGGGGTTGCCCGGGGGGGCCCCCCCCGGACGCAGCGGCGTTGGAGAAGATGATAATCTCGGAGCTGGTGCACAACAACTTGCGGGGAGGGGGCTCCACGCACGGAGGGgggccccccccgcccccgccgccccccccaccgccccccccaccccccgctGAGCCCCCCCTGGCGCTCccgagctggggctgctctaCCAGGAGCTGGCGCGGGGGGGGCCGGGTGGGCTGGGgcccccccccgaccccccccgTGACCCCCGGCATCCCCCCTTACCGCGGGACTACCCCGACAGCAGCCCCGAGGGGCCCctgccccccgcgcccccctaCCTGGGGGGGCCCCCCCGCGCGCCCCCCCCCAACCGCCGGCACAGCCCCGAGACCTTTGGGGGGCCCgaggggggcgcggggggcgccGAGCCCGACGGGCAGATGCAGTTGGTGA